Proteins from a single region of Thermovirga sp.:
- a CDS encoding ferredoxin, with the protein MKVKINTEECIGCGVCAQICPEVFELDEDAGKAKVIRPEGAECAPEAADSCPVSCITVEE; encoded by the coding sequence ATGAAGGTGAAGATCAATACTGAAGAGTGTATCGGTTGCGGTGTATGTGCACAGATATGCCCCGAGGTTTTTGAACTTGACGAGGACGCCGGAAAGGCAAAGGTGATCCGTCCCGAAGGGGCGGAGTGCGCCCCTGAAGCCGCTGACAGCTGCCCCGTGAGTTGTATCACCGTCGAAGAGTAG